A region from the Candidatus Binatia bacterium genome encodes:
- a CDS encoding peptidase S10 translates to MPFKPWRALFVAVIALGLPLSGSAKAPAIPALTPDAVTSHTISLGGRTLAYTARAGTITLRNGDDQPTARVFYTAYTLNGADATHRAVTFLYNGGPGSSTMWLRMGSFGPARVVTADGGLTGPPPYRLVDNQYSLLDKTDLVFIDMPGSGFGRIIGAGTRKDFWGVDEDAEAFAQFIQRYLTNFNRWNSPRFIFGESYGTMRSSVLAKLLQDKGIGLNGVVLLSSFLNSSIDYNDGAPIGGGDWAYVLYLPTESATAWYHHALSGGESLNDTLAEVENFALTEYLDALGKGAQLGPDRYNDIVAKLHRYTGLSEQYIRNSNLRIPYDRFENELLRERGVTVGRIDSRFQTYVLDRPEVSPDWDATDAAIDSAFVSMSNYYLRQVLKYAPPVLYRSEIYDLIYADGESWDFKHNANTQVLNVTPDLAQAMTYNPGMKVFSANGYFDFATPFFATVYALNHLYLAPSIQRNITYGMYDSGHMVYLHPSALARFHADLERWYAQVLSHA, encoded by the coding sequence TTGCCGTTCAAACCATGGCGCGCGCTGTTCGTTGCCGTTATCGCGCTCGGGCTGCCCCTTAGCGGCTCGGCGAAGGCTCCGGCAATTCCGGCGCTGACGCCCGATGCCGTTACCAGCCACACGATCTCGCTCGGCGGGCGAACGCTCGCGTATACGGCTCGCGCCGGAACGATCACGCTGCGCAACGGCGACGATCAGCCGACCGCGCGCGTCTTCTACACCGCCTACACGCTCAACGGCGCCGACGCAACGCACCGGGCCGTCACCTTCCTCTATAACGGCGGGCCGGGGAGTTCGACGATGTGGCTGCGGATGGGTTCGTTTGGTCCCGCGCGCGTCGTCACGGCCGACGGCGGCCTTACCGGACCGCCGCCGTACCGTCTCGTGGACAACCAATACTCGCTGCTCGACAAGACCGATCTCGTCTTCATCGACATGCCCGGGAGCGGCTTCGGCCGGATCATCGGCGCGGGCACGCGCAAGGATTTTTGGGGCGTCGATGAGGACGCCGAGGCGTTCGCGCAGTTCATCCAACGCTACCTCACCAACTTCAACCGGTGGAACTCGCCGCGCTTTATCTTCGGCGAGTCGTACGGCACGATGCGATCGAGCGTGCTCGCCAAGCTTCTGCAAGACAAGGGCATCGGCCTCAACGGCGTCGTTCTGCTCTCGTCGTTCTTGAACTCGAGCATCGATTACAACGACGGCGCCCCGATCGGCGGCGGCGATTGGGCCTACGTGCTCTATCTCCCGACCGAGAGCGCGACCGCGTGGTATCACCACGCGCTCTCCGGCGGGGAGTCGCTCAACGATACGCTTGCCGAGGTCGAGAACTTCGCGCTCACCGAGTATCTCGACGCGCTCGGCAAGGGCGCGCAGCTCGGCCCCGACCGCTACAACGACATCGTCGCGAAGCTCCACCGTTACACCGGGCTCTCGGAACAGTACATCCGCAACTCCAACCTGCGGATTCCGTACGATCGCTTCGAGAACGAACTGCTGCGCGAACGCGGCGTGACCGTCGGGCGCATCGACTCGCGCTTCCAGACCTACGTGCTCGACCGGCCCGAGGTATCGCCCGATTGGGACGCGACCGACGCCGCGATCGACTCGGCCTTCGTCTCGATGAGCAACTACTATCTGCGCCAAGTCCTGAAGTACGCGCCGCCGGTGCTCTATCGCAGCGAGATCTACGACCTCATCTACGCCGACGGCGAGAGTTGGGATTTCAAGCACAACGCCAACACGCAGGTGCTCAACGTGACGCCCGACCTCGCGCAGGCGATGACGTATAACCCGGGCATGAAGGTCTTCTCGGCAAACGGCTACTTCGATTTCGCGACGCCGTTCTTCGCGACGGTCTACGCGCTCAACCACCTCTATCTCGCGCCGTCCATACAGCGCAACATCACGTACGGAATGTACGACTCGGGGCACATGGTCTATCTCCATCCGAGCGCGCTCGCGCGCTTCCACGCCGATCTCGAACGCTGGTACGCGCAGGTGCTCTCGCATGCGTAA